A section of the Ciceribacter thiooxidans genome encodes:
- a CDS encoding SDR family NAD(P)-dependent oxidoreductase, translated as MLLSNKNIVIFGGSGAIGSAVAAACLAEGARVFIGARDAQRLAAAASLLDPGQGTLETFVVDTQRSDVVTRSVARIAAEVDEIDVVMDATSVPHDQGSQIDALDLGTFMEPVDGVLASLFNTTKAALPYMGKARQGLVLTLTTPGGRTAVPGHLGNSVASAGVEAFTRVLAAELGPRNIRAVCLGPHALADAPKAGSYTAKLFAPKAAAMGMTVEEWLGAAAGTTMLGRLPTLKDVAETAVFLMSDRSRAMTAAYVNLTSGMIAD; from the coding sequence ATGCTTCTCTCCAACAAGAATATCGTCATCTTCGGCGGCTCGGGAGCGATCGGCTCCGCGGTCGCCGCCGCCTGCCTTGCCGAAGGCGCGCGGGTCTTCATCGGCGCACGCGATGCGCAGCGGCTTGCGGCAGCGGCGTCCTTGCTCGATCCCGGGCAGGGGACGCTGGAAACCTTCGTGGTGGACACGCAACGATCTGACGTCGTGACCCGCTCGGTCGCGCGCATCGCGGCGGAGGTGGACGAGATCGATGTCGTCATGGATGCGACGAGCGTGCCGCATGACCAGGGCTCGCAGATCGATGCTCTCGATCTCGGCACGTTCATGGAGCCGGTCGACGGCGTTCTCGCTTCGCTGTTCAACACGACGAAAGCTGCCTTGCCGTATATGGGCAAGGCGCGCCAGGGTCTTGTGCTGACTTTGACGACGCCGGGAGGACGTACAGCCGTGCCCGGCCATCTCGGAAACAGCGTCGCGTCGGCCGGCGTCGAAGCCTTTACACGGGTGCTCGCCGCCGAGCTCGGCCCGCGCAACATCCGCGCGGTCTGTCTCGGCCCGCACGCGCTCGCCGACGCGCCGAAGGCCGGCTCCTATACGGCGAAGCTGTTTGCGCCGAAGGCTGCTGCGATGGGCATGACCGTCGAAGAGTGGCTCGGCGCTGCTGCCGGCACCACCATGCTCGGACGTTTGCCGACGCTCAAGGATGTCGCCGAGACGGCGGTCTTCCTGATGTCCGACAGGTCACGCGCGATGACGGCCGCCTATGTGAACCTCACCTCGGGCATGATCGCCGACTGA